In a single window of the Flavivirga spongiicola genome:
- a CDS encoding MATE family efflux transporter codes for MQLKDYTKEFKYNWKLASPVMLGMLGHTFVSFVDNIMVGQLGTAELAAVSLGNSFMFIAMSLGIGFSTAITPLIAEADAAKDFIKGKSSFKHGLFLCTVLGVLLFLMVFFAKPLMYFMKQPVEVVELAIPYLDLVAFSLIPLIIFQGFKQFSDGLSMTKYPMYSTLLGNIINVVLNYLLIFGKFGFPELGIVGAAYGTLVSRIIMVWHLWFLLKGKEKSKAFVTNIKFFVLDKLMLNKIINLGAPSAMQMFFEVAIFTAAIWLSGLLGKNPQAANQIALNLSSMTFMVAMGLSVASMIRVGNQKGLKAYYELRRIAFSLFLMGTMLAIGFALLFFIFHNQLPKLYVDFNDAKNLIDNTEVVGIASKLLIAAAIFQISDSIQVLVLGALRGLQDVKIPTIITFVSYWLVGFPVSWFFGKEDAYGSFGIWLGLLAGLTTAAILLYIRFNYLTKKLIKLS; via the coding sequence ATGCAATTAAAAGACTATACCAAAGAATTTAAGTATAATTGGAAATTAGCTTCTCCTGTTATGTTAGGTATGTTGGGGCATACCTTTGTTAGTTTTGTTGATAATATCATGGTAGGACAATTAGGAACTGCCGAGTTAGCTGCGGTGTCCTTGGGTAATAGTTTTATGTTTATTGCCATGTCTTTAGGTATTGGTTTTTCTACGGCTATAACACCTTTAATAGCTGAAGCTGATGCTGCAAAAGATTTTATAAAAGGAAAATCATCCTTTAAACATGGCTTGTTTTTGTGTACAGTTTTGGGAGTATTATTATTCTTAATGGTATTTTTTGCAAAACCCCTCATGTATTTTATGAAACAGCCGGTAGAGGTTGTAGAGTTAGCAATTCCGTATCTGGATTTAGTTGCCTTTTCTTTAATTCCTTTGATTATTTTTCAAGGTTTTAAACAGTTTAGTGATGGATTGTCCATGACTAAATATCCTATGTATTCAACTTTATTAGGTAATATTATAAATGTCGTTTTAAACTATTTATTAATTTTTGGAAAGTTTGGATTTCCAGAGCTCGGCATTGTAGGAGCAGCTTATGGCACTTTGGTCTCACGTATTATTATGGTTTGGCATTTATGGTTTTTACTTAAAGGAAAAGAGAAATCGAAAGCATTTGTAACAAATATTAAGTTTTTTGTTTTAGATAAATTAATGCTTAATAAAATTATCAATTTAGGAGCACCAAGTGCTATGCAAATGTTTTTTGAGGTAGCCATTTTCACTGCTGCTATATGGTTAAGTGGTTTACTGGGGAAAAATCCGCAAGCAGCAAATCAGATAGCGCTTAATTTATCGTCTATGACATTTATGGTAGCTATGGGATTAAGTGTAGCTTCTATGATTCGGGTTGGTAATCAAAAAGGACTAAAAGCATATTATGAATTACGTCGTATTGCATTTTCTTTATTTTTAATGGGAACCATGTTGGCTATTGGTTTTGCTTTGCTATTCTTTATATTTCATAATCAATTACCAAAGCTATATGTAGATTTTAACGATGCTAAGAACTTAATTGATAATACAGAAGTGGTAGGTATTGCATCTAAATTATTAATAGCGGCAGCTATATTTCAAATAAGTGATAGTATTCAAGTTTTAGTTTTAGGAGCTTTACGCGGCTTACAAGATGTTAAAATACCAACCATTATTACATTTGTATCTTATTGGTTGGTTGGATTTCCTGTGAGTTGGTTTTTTGGCAAAGAAGATGCTTATGGTAGTTTTGGCATCTGGCTGGGATTACTGGCAGGTTTGACTACAGCGGCTATATTGTTGTATATTAGATTTAATTATTTGACTAAAAAGTTAATAAAATTAAGTTAA